A region from the Drosophila mauritiana strain mau12 chromosome 2L, ASM438214v1, whole genome shotgun sequence genome encodes:
- the LOC117150856 gene encoding stathmin isoform X2, whose product MVNNTVDTEATEIRCQEKSRGGLSYEVILAEPAPNVAVPKRPVTPGKNVSVEEIEQKLKAAEERRISLEAKKMADISTKLAKVEEATRKKDEITNEFITQTKEQLESKMELHVEKREAIISDMKEKLKIHAQDIEKTRETLEQQKANEQKAIEEKLKIAQSLRDENIKKMLDRLKEHNTIKIAEIKSQNDQLECQKLEEKARIYENKLFAAEQKREKELQKKIEKVQKLERRAELVRQNKAQAQDLDGQQSAIASSG is encoded by the exons ACTGAGCTATGAAGTCATCCTGGCCGAGCCGGCACCCAATGTGGCCGTTCCAAAACGACCGGTCACCCCCGGCAAGAACGTTAGCGTCGAGGAGATTGAGCAGAAACTTAAGGCGGCCGAAGAACGTCGCATT TCTCTAGAAGCCAAGAAGATGGCTGACATCTCCACCAAGCTGGCTAAAGTCGAGGAGGCGACTCGCAAAAAGGATGAGATCACCAATGAGTTCATTACTCAGACCAAGGAGCAGCTGGAGTCGAAAATGGAGCTGCATGTGGAGAAGCGAGAGGCCATCATCAGTGACATGAAGGAGAAGCTAAAG ATCCATGCCCAGGATATCGAAAAGACGCGTGAGACTCTTGAGCAGCAGAAGGCCAACGAGCAGAAGGCAATCGAGGAAAAGTTGAAGATTGCTCAGTCTCTTCGCGATGAGAATATCAAGAAAATGTTGGATCGCCTAAAGGAGCAT AACACAATCAAAATTGCCGAAATCAAATCGCAGAACGATCAATTGGAATGTCAAAAGCTCGAGGAGAAAGCGCGCATTTATGAGAACAAATTGTTCGCCGCCGAGCAGAAACGCGAAAAggaattgcaaaaaaaaattgaaaaagttCAAAAACTC GAACGTCGCGCCGAGCTAGTGCGCCAGAACAAGGCCCAGGCCCAGGATTTGGATGGTCAGCAGAGCGCCATTGCCTCCTCGGGCTAA
- the LOC117150700 gene encoding B9 domain-containing protein 2, producing the protein MAEVHIIGQILKAVDFAEPHLYCKWSLQSGNAWRLVQGEVQGQSHVASHRLQSSSDFAQPLDIHLSTASVQGWPRLLVEVYAVNVLQQSWPVGYGFVHVPSTPGTHRLEIGTWKVAPNGLWQSLRERFGGGGAALSKTDLLYSGVERYKLQTLSSGKVIVELNLIFRKFDEYGVEFK; encoded by the exons ATGGCGGAGGTGCACATAATCGGGCAGATATTGAAAGCAGTTGACTTCGCCGAGCCGCATCTGTACTGCAAGTGGAGTTTGCAGAGCG GAAACGCCTGGCGCCTGGTTCAGGGCGAGGTTCAGGGTCAGAGCCACGTGGCGTCCCACCGGCTCCAGAGCAGCTCGGATTTCGCCCAGCCGCTGGACATTCATTTGAGCACCGCATCCGTCCAGGGCTGGCCCCGCTTGCTGGTGGAAGTTTACGCCGTGAACGTACTGCAACAGTCCTGGCCCGTTGGCTACGGCTTTGTGCACGTGCCGTCCACACCCGGCACCCATCGCCTGGAGATCGGCACCTGGAAGGTGGCTCCCAACGGACTGTGGCAGTCGCTGCGTGAGCGTTTCGGGGGCGGAGGAGCGGCCCTTAGCAAGACGGATCTGCTCTACTCGGGTGTTGAGCG TTACAAGTTACAAACTCTGAGTTCTGGAAAGGTCATTGTTGAGCTGAACCTAATCTTTAGAAAGTTCGACGAATACGGCGTGGAGTTCAAGTAG
- the LOC117148260 gene encoding telomerase Cajal body protein 1 homolog isoform X1 translates to MSKTKIPQAANLSTSMGDVEASMLNQNVSFSSTMVTSNGDLSLPKLSVTLSEAEILKLRSGRPKNAVESPDASVPMETSLAAESAQDDADEKEESVRVVDIEDTLELTSNGNEVEPEDQGFANAPVLKYFQGALVEVGRRCWTSSTEAQHYTKGCYWSPDGTCLLVPVHLDGMHVIELPSDLYCADTVQPERSLSKLESEVHVPEGGTVYDCVWYPHMNSLQPETCLWLATRQHEPIHMWDAFDGSLRCSYSGYDAVDEVMAAISLAFSHDGEQIYAGYKRCIKIFDTSRPGRVCDDYPVKFAISCIAQTTTHPHTLTCGNWHGYIQHFDLRCSHKQGPLFTLGGHEGGITQLRYGEFGTGEWHLFSGARKCDKILHWDMRNYKQPLVELQRHVDTNQRIQFDLTSDSHWLASGDTRGSVNVWDLKRYGDPSVLPLHSDCCNGVSINPAMPILATSSGQFHFTDQSDQGDNVTLNGTETTELPAPADVNQNQQEVIYENAVVMWWCGQTG, encoded by the exons ATGAGTAAAACAAAGATTCCCCAAGCGGCCAATTTAAGCACCAGCATGGGCGATGTGGAGGCATCCATGCTGAATCAGAACGTGAGCTTCAGCAGCACCATGGTCACGTCCAACGGCGATCTTTCCCTGCCCAAACTGAGCGTGACTCTTTCGGAGGCGGAGATCCTAAAGCTGCGTTCCGGGCGTCCAAAGAACGCCGTTGAATCGCCGGATGCGTCTGTGCCCATGGAGACAAGCCTGGCTGCCGAATCTGCGCAGGACGACGCGGATGAGAAAGAGGAAAGCGTGCGGGTCGTCGACATAGAGGACACTTTAGAGCTGACGTCGAACGGCAATGAGGTGGAGCCGGAAGACCAGGGGTTTGCGAATGCTCCAGTCCTCAAGTACTTCCAGGGAGCACTTGTTGAGGTGGGCCGACGCTGCTGGACCTCGTCCACGGAGGCTCAGCACTACACCAAAGGTTGCTACTGGTCCCCGGACGGCACGTGCCTTCTGGTGCCCGTTCACCTCGATGGCATGCACGTTATAGAGCTGCCCAGTGACCTCTATTGCGCAGATACGGTGCAGCCGGAACGCTCGCTGAGCAAGCTCGAGTCGGAGGTGCACGTGCCCGAGGGAGGAACCGTCTACGACTGCGTCTGGTATCCGCACATGAACAGCCTGCAACCAGAAACCTGCTT GTGGCTGGCCACGCGGCAGCACGAGCCCATACACATGTGGGATGCCTTCGACGGCTCCCTGCGATGCAGCTACAGTGGATACGATGCCGTAGACGAAGTAATGGCGGCCATTTCCTTGGCCTTCTCCCATGACGGCGAGCAGATCTATGCGGGATACAAGCGCTGCATCAAGATCTTCGACACCAGCAG ACCCGGACGTGTTTGCGACGATTACCCCGTCAAGTTTGCCATATCCTGCATCGCACAAACCACTACGCACCCGCACACTCTGACCTGCGGCAACTGGCATGGCTACATCCAGCACTTTGACTTGCGGTGCAGCCACAAGCAGGGTCCTCTCTTCACGTTGGGCGGGCACGAGGGCGGCATCACACAACTGCGCTACGGAGAGTTTGGCACCGGGGAGTGGCATCTGTTCAGTGGAGCTCGCAAGTGTGATAAGATCTTGCATTGGGACATGCGCAACTACAAGCAGCCACTGGTGGAGTTGCAGCGCCATGTGGACACCAATCAGCGTATTCAATTCGACCTCACATCCGACAGCCATTGGCTGGCCAGCGGCGACACACGGGGATCCGTAAATGTTTGGGACCTCAAGAGATACGGAGATCCTTCCGTACTGCCCCTGCATTCAGACTGCTGCAACGGAGTGTCAATTAATCCGGCTATGCCGATTCTGGCCACCAGCTCGGGGCAGTTCCACTTTACAGACCAAAGTGACCAAGGGGACAACGTAACCTTAAACGGCACGGAAACGACGGAGCTGCCGGCGCCGGCTGATGTGAATCAAAATCAGCAGGAAGTTATCTACGAGAACGCAGTTGTCATGTGGTGGTGCGGCCAAACGGGATAG
- the LOC117143128 gene encoding testis-specific serine/threonine-protein kinase 4, which yields MATSPRRKNDQGGVIGGSSSQDLVTDQNSGRRQEQKVYTFNDRPPPPKPPAASGAVPVKTDDKSKPQKTILEEHGIILGKVIGTGNYAKVKIGFSEEYGKRVAVKIISKVKAPSEYTQKFLPREIEAVKGLHHENLITFYQSIETSHRVYLIMQLAENGTLLDYVRERKFLDEPQSRTLFKQLVSAVEYIHSKGVVHRDIKCENLLLDENWNLKLIDFGFARKDTRTSDNQVILSKTFCGSYAYASPEILKGVAYDPFMSDIWACGVVCYAMVFGRLPYDGSNVHILLKRINQSLVFPKSPSASSECKHMIMHILAPVKIRYNIPQVKEDPWYSPSK from the exons ATGGCGACATCTCCCAGAAGGAAAAACGATCAAGGCGGAG TAATTGGCGGTAGCTCATCGCAGGACCTCGTCACTGACCAGAACTCGGGTCGTCGTCAGGAGCAGAAGGTCTACACCTTCAATGACCGGCCACCACCACCAAAGCCACCGGCAGCATCGGGAGCCGTTCCGGTAAAGACCGACGACAAGTCGAAGCCGCAGAAAACCATTCTTGAGGAGCATGGCATTATACTCGGTAAGGTTATTGGCACCGGAAACTATGCCAAGGTCAAGATTGGCTTCTCCGAGGAGTACGGCAAGCGGGTGGCTGTCAAGATCATATCCAAGGTGAAGGCTCCCTCCGAGTACACGCAAAAGTTCCTGCCGCGAGAGATCGAGGCGGTGAAGGGTCTGCACCACGAAAACCTGATAACTTTCTATCAGAGCATCGAGACCAGTCATAG GGTGTACTTGATTATGCAGCTGGCCGAGAATGGAACGCTTCTGGACTACGTCCGTGAGCGAAAGTTCCTGGACGAGCCGCAGTCACGCACACTCTTCAAGCAGCTGGTGAGTGCCGTGGAGTACATCCACAGCAAGGGAGTGGTGCATCGGGATATTAAGTGCGAGAATCTGCTGCTGGATGAGAACTGGAATCTGAAACTGATCGACTTCGGGTTCGCAAGGAAGGATACGCGAACCTCCGACAACCAAGTGATACTCTCGAAAACCTTCTGCGGCAGCTATGCCTACGCCAGTCCAGAGATCCTCAAGG GCGTGGCCTATGATCCTTTCATGTCGGACATCTGGGCCTGCGGCGTCGTCTGCTATGCGATGGTCTTTGGACGCCTTCCCTACGATGGCTCCAATGTGCACATCCTGCTCAAGCGCATCAACCAATCGCTGGTCTTCCCCAAATCCCCGTCAGCTTCCAGCGAGTGCAAGCACATGATTATGCATATTCTAGCCCCGGTGAAGATCAGGTACAATATTCCGCAGGTCAAGGAGGACCCTTGGTATTCGCCTAGCAAATAG
- the LOC117148274 gene encoding actin-related protein 2/3 complex subunit 4, protein MAATLKPYLTAVRHSLTAAMCLQDFPSQVVERHNKPEVEICSSKELVLTPVVVSRNEREKVLIEPSINSVRVSIAVKQADEIERILCHKFTRFMMRRAESFVILRRKPIEGYDISFLITNFHTEQMYKHKLVDFVISFMEEIDKEISEMKLAVNARARTCAEEFLKRF, encoded by the coding sequence ATGGCAGCCACATTGAAGCCCTACCTGACCGCCGTGCGACACTCGCTGACGGCGGCGATGTGCCTGCAGGACTTCCCCTCGCAGGTTGTGGAGCGGCACAACAAGCCGGAGGTGGAGATCTGCTCCAGCAAGGAGCTGGTGCTCACGCCCGTCGTGGTGTCGCGCAACGAGCGGGAGAAGGTGCTGATCGAGCCGTCCATTAACTCGGTGCGCGTGAGCATCGCCGTGAAGCAGGCGGACGAGATTGAGCGCATTCTGTGCCACAAGTTCACCAGGTTCATGATGCGACGCGCCGAGTCGTTCGTCATACTGCGCCGCAAGCCCATCGAGGGCTACGATATTAGCTTCCTCATCACCAACTTCCACACGGAGCAGATGTACAAGCACAAGCTGGTGGACTTCGTCATTAGCTTCATGGAGGAGATCGACAAGGAGATCAGCGAGATGAAACTGGCGGTCAATGCCAGGGCACGCACCTGCGCCGAGGAGTTCCTCAAACGGTTCTAG
- the LOC117150699 gene encoding tectonic, with amino-acid sequence MKEVLLLAVLCLATYHTHSIKIGISHNYNATISPTASTTTEAPATTAAPSSEAVSSISTLPEAEVTTTTPAITFPPRVQQKPKVAVASPTMSTASQAEALPLNSTEVNSSLPKSGDSTFYYCSCDLQAGRCDLNCCCDTDCPPETRQVFNCLPSSLLPQLESRLEDFQYTHGLPTCQINDGWLCVFRSNTKATKTQPQDMNIDTSQYRKWKDNLEYQESDYAQSRPSPGHYKFGQTLQLWQPETKQLATFELPAAYESPNCQMKQSVLHLQPIRNVCRMKDSAQLQESIWSLLNQTTTYEILSKPRDLEEPEVNGLIVQVCLKGLDKSMRCLERGNDTQLDVIVDQVELHLIHNYTNILEAKLFLEEAKLAEDDNEPLWLRYNVEFVTLNESLTKPTSGPLGYLSGAPVILSRMSPQNSSEDKQLISYHSSNQNIKEFHWLSLPSRKPRGSSCQRALDHKEALRFGVDLLTRCKLRHAAPLLQEHANHTEYCQSLQAQIWSLLLPHNCTQLEDVTKVFVSHLGRPQPDKWLPMEVHYPENVHEMPPPVQAVFDEMRQSLSCRNIFLSVGYEFHVAHLALVEGRAPHQRVLQHARLVLGQRHDLEFDTSENEVALPLSISAMFYRMQRKALSNGAAVGISGHLVLLEMIYLGIIYLGSMQLCL; translated from the coding sequence ATGAAAGAAGTGCTGCTACTAGCCGTGCTGTGCCTGGCCACATACCACACACACTCCATTAAAATTGGAATCTCGCACAATTACAATGCCACAATATCGCCAACGGCGTCCACCACCACGGAAGCCCCAGCCACGACCGCTGCTCCGAGCAGCGAAGCGGTCAGCTCCATCAGCACACTGCCGGAGGCGGAGGTGACCACCACTACGCCTGCAATCACTTTTCCACCGCGTGTCCAACAGAAGCCCAAGGTGGCTGTAGCATCCCCAACCATGTCGACGGCTTCCCAGGCGGAGGCGCTACCTTTGAACTCCACTGAAGTGAACTCCTCCCTGCCCAAATCCGGGGACAGTACGTTTTATTACTGCTCCTGCGATCTTCAGGCAGGCAGATGCGATCTCAACTGCTGCTGCGACACCGATTGCCCTCCCGAAACCCGCCAGGTGTTCAATTGCCTGCCGAGTTCGTTGCTCCCGCAGCTTGAATCTCGCCTGGAGGACTTCCAGTACACCCATGGCTTGCCCACCTGCCAGATCAACGATGGCTGGCTGTGCGTCTTTCGCAGCAacacaaaagcaacaaagacGCAGCCGCAAGATATGAATATCGATACCTCGCAGTACAGAAAATGGAAGGATAACTTGGAATACCAAGAATCGGACTACGCACAGTCCCGTCCATCACCCGGACACTACAAGTTCGGGCAAACCCTGCAGTTGTGGCAGCCGGAGACTAAACAATTGGCGACCTTTGAGCTGCCCGCCGCCTACGAAAGTCCCAATTGTCAAATGAAGCAGTCAGTCTTGCACTTGCAGCCGATCAGGAACGTCTGCAGAATGAAGGATTCCGCCCAGCTGCAGGAGAGCATCTGGAGCCTACTGAACCAGACTACCACCTACGAGATCCTATCAAAACCCCGCGATCTGGAAGAACCGGAAGTAAACGGGCTGATCGTACAGGTCTGCCTTAAAGGATTGGATAAGTCAATGCGTTGCTTGGAGCGAGGGAACGACACCCAACTGGATGTTATAGTTGATCAAGTGGAGCTGCACCTGATTCACAACTATACAAATATCCTAGAAGCGAAGCTTTTTCTAGAGGAGGCCAAACTGGCGGAGGATGACAACGAGCCACTTTGGCTTCGCTACAATGTTGAGTTTGTCACTCTTAACGAATCGCTGACCAAGCCCACTTCCGGTCCACTCGGTTACCTATCTGGCGCCCCTGTAATCCTCTCCAGAATGTCACCACAGAACAGCAGCGAGGATAAGCAGCTTATAAGCTATCACAGCTCTAACCAAAATATCAAAGAGTTTCACTGGCTTTCCCTGCCCTCCAGGAAGCCACGAGGAAGCAGCTGCCAACGCGCACTGGACCACAAGGAAGCTCTGCGCTTCGGCGTAGACCTTCTTACCCGCTGTAAACTCCGCCACGCGGCGCCCTTGCTCCAGGAACACGCCAACCACACCGAGTACTGCCAGAGCTTGCAGGCGCAGATATGGAGCCTGCTACTGCCCCACAACTGCACCCAGCTGGAGGACGTGACCAAGGTGTTCGTCTCCCATCTGGGCAGACCGCAGCCGGACAAGTGGCTGCCCATGGAGGTGCACTACCCGGAGAACGTCCACGAGATGCCACCACCCGTTCAGGCAGTATTCGACGAAATGAGACAAAGCCTGAGCTGTCGGAATATCTTCCTCAGCGTTGGCTACGAGTTCCATGTGGCACATCTGGCCCTGGTGGAGGGCAGAGCGCCGCATCAGCGTGTCCTGCAGCACGCACGCCTTGTTCTGGGCCAGCGGCATGACCTGGAGTTCGACACCAGCGAGAATGAGGTGGCACTTCCTCTGAGCATTTCCGCCATGTTCTACCGAATGCAAAGGAAAGCCCTGAGCAATGGAGCTGCAGTGGGAATCTCTGGCCATCTGGTGCTGTTGGAAATGATTTATCTAGGAATTATTTATCTAGGATCCATGCAACTTTGTCTCTAG
- the LOC117148260 gene encoding telomerase Cajal body protein 1 homolog isoform X2, whose amino-acid sequence MDESANLSTSMGDVEASMLNQNVSFSSTMVTSNGDLSLPKLSVTLSEAEILKLRSGRPKNAVESPDASVPMETSLAAESAQDDADEKEESVRVVDIEDTLELTSNGNEVEPEDQGFANAPVLKYFQGALVEVGRRCWTSSTEAQHYTKGCYWSPDGTCLLVPVHLDGMHVIELPSDLYCADTVQPERSLSKLESEVHVPEGGTVYDCVWYPHMNSLQPETCLWLATRQHEPIHMWDAFDGSLRCSYSGYDAVDEVMAAISLAFSHDGEQIYAGYKRCIKIFDTSRPGRVCDDYPVKFAISCIAQTTTHPHTLTCGNWHGYIQHFDLRCSHKQGPLFTLGGHEGGITQLRYGEFGTGEWHLFSGARKCDKILHWDMRNYKQPLVELQRHVDTNQRIQFDLTSDSHWLASGDTRGSVNVWDLKRYGDPSVLPLHSDCCNGVSINPAMPILATSSGQFHFTDQSDQGDNVTLNGTETTELPAPADVNQNQQEVIYENAVVMWWCGQTG is encoded by the exons ATGGACGAAT CGGCCAATTTAAGCACCAGCATGGGCGATGTGGAGGCATCCATGCTGAATCAGAACGTGAGCTTCAGCAGCACCATGGTCACGTCCAACGGCGATCTTTCCCTGCCCAAACTGAGCGTGACTCTTTCGGAGGCGGAGATCCTAAAGCTGCGTTCCGGGCGTCCAAAGAACGCCGTTGAATCGCCGGATGCGTCTGTGCCCATGGAGACAAGCCTGGCTGCCGAATCTGCGCAGGACGACGCGGATGAGAAAGAGGAAAGCGTGCGGGTCGTCGACATAGAGGACACTTTAGAGCTGACGTCGAACGGCAATGAGGTGGAGCCGGAAGACCAGGGGTTTGCGAATGCTCCAGTCCTCAAGTACTTCCAGGGAGCACTTGTTGAGGTGGGCCGACGCTGCTGGACCTCGTCCACGGAGGCTCAGCACTACACCAAAGGTTGCTACTGGTCCCCGGACGGCACGTGCCTTCTGGTGCCCGTTCACCTCGATGGCATGCACGTTATAGAGCTGCCCAGTGACCTCTATTGCGCAGATACGGTGCAGCCGGAACGCTCGCTGAGCAAGCTCGAGTCGGAGGTGCACGTGCCCGAGGGAGGAACCGTCTACGACTGCGTCTGGTATCCGCACATGAACAGCCTGCAACCAGAAACCTGCTT GTGGCTGGCCACGCGGCAGCACGAGCCCATACACATGTGGGATGCCTTCGACGGCTCCCTGCGATGCAGCTACAGTGGATACGATGCCGTAGACGAAGTAATGGCGGCCATTTCCTTGGCCTTCTCCCATGACGGCGAGCAGATCTATGCGGGATACAAGCGCTGCATCAAGATCTTCGACACCAGCAG ACCCGGACGTGTTTGCGACGATTACCCCGTCAAGTTTGCCATATCCTGCATCGCACAAACCACTACGCACCCGCACACTCTGACCTGCGGCAACTGGCATGGCTACATCCAGCACTTTGACTTGCGGTGCAGCCACAAGCAGGGTCCTCTCTTCACGTTGGGCGGGCACGAGGGCGGCATCACACAACTGCGCTACGGAGAGTTTGGCACCGGGGAGTGGCATCTGTTCAGTGGAGCTCGCAAGTGTGATAAGATCTTGCATTGGGACATGCGCAACTACAAGCAGCCACTGGTGGAGTTGCAGCGCCATGTGGACACCAATCAGCGTATTCAATTCGACCTCACATCCGACAGCCATTGGCTGGCCAGCGGCGACACACGGGGATCCGTAAATGTTTGGGACCTCAAGAGATACGGAGATCCTTCCGTACTGCCCCTGCATTCAGACTGCTGCAACGGAGTGTCAATTAATCCGGCTATGCCGATTCTGGCCACCAGCTCGGGGCAGTTCCACTTTACAGACCAAAGTGACCAAGGGGACAACGTAACCTTAAACGGCACGGAAACGACGGAGCTGCCGGCGCCGGCTGATGTGAATCAAAATCAGCAGGAAGTTATCTACGAGAACGCAGTTGTCATGTGGTGGTGCGGCCAAACGGGATAG